From the genome of Onychomys torridus unplaced genomic scaffold, mOncTor1.1, whole genome shotgun sequence:
GACAGACTTATTTGCCAAACACAAAAAATAGTGGTCTATTTAGTAATTTTCAAATGAATAAcacttttgaaatatattttatgaatacaAATAGTTCTAACGCAAACATGGAAAACTGTCATATGGgtagataaaataaaatcctaagCATTTCTTTGATTTATAAAAGTATGTCTACTTTTCATTTTCACTAAATGAGTacaaccatttttaaaatatctgtgagTATCTGTGGGTGTGTATAAATaccaacatacacacaacaaagaaatatttcataGTGGCAAATTTTTAGTGCATTTCCAAAGTCTGTCATCCATAGACATCTACATGCAAATGCTACTAGACTAGTACACTAGAACAGATAAGAAAGTATTAGCAGAACTCCCTggcaaaaacttttaaaatagaaacaatgaaacagaaattCACTTCTCATTTGAACAGCATAAAAATAATCTCCTTTATGCTTTgaatcatatatacacacagtattaTTTAAGCTCAGAAAATAGCTTTTTACTGTACACACAGAACTATAGTATACACTCAATGAACGCTGGCACTGGGGAAAACGTTGAAGGGACAGCCGTGGAAGAATACCTATCCtctaacaaacaaacagaaagaaacgTATGTAAGGACTAGGATGCACAGGTGAGGGGCTAAACTATAGAAACCAATTAAGTTGGAATAAAGCAACCAGTTATGCCAGAGGAGAGTGCAACTGGAAAGCTGCAGACACGAGAGGTGAAAAATGTCTTCCTTTTGTGAAGCTCTATATAAAATTGTCAGTCACAGCCAAAACCAGTTGGAATGTGAGTTGGCTAAATCATAATATGAAACATGCACAGACTTTGCTAAACCTACTTCACAGGGTTgctctaaacaaaaatgaaagacatAAGTTATGAAGACATTCCACAAACTAAAAATGCTATACTCTCTGTACAGAGTTTACACAATGTTGAGATtccatctttcatttctttcaattctggaaaactataaacaatattCTCTTCAGATCACAAAGGATATGATCACCCTCTGCTCCTTAATCACATTTTGAAAGAATCAAAGGCTCCACAGTCACAGAGAGAAGCCTGATGTTAGAAACAGAACAAGGATTTTGACAGACTGATCAAATGGAGAGGTATGGAAATAACCATATGAGCAATGTTTCCACGCCTGTTTTCTTCCCACAATAATTTTGGAGAGAAAATTATTCAGAATAAGGAATAAAGAGACCCTTTCCTATTTCATTCTAAACTTCACAACACTTTGTTAACTTGAATACCGATAGGGCTGAATTGTGCCTATTTTTCCCAAACAACATGAAAAACTGAGACTATAAAAAGAGCATATAAAGTCATCAAAATGTGCTGAAATACATACTTTTTCTTATGTGTTAAAAAGAGTATGAAAAAAAGTCTAAGGAATGTCAGTCATGTGCATACACATTAAAGAGTAAACAGGAAACAGATTGAGTGAGCCTAGTATCTTCAAGACAACCTCTCCAATACCACAGAGCATGGCCTGGGCCCTGAGTCTCTTTCATGTCAAAGTCCTAGATGGTAATTCTATCACACAGCCTCCCTACTACCCCCAAAAGATGTCAGAAACATCAACAATGACAACAGGAAACACAATTCTCTTTGCTATTTTGTCTTGTTAGCTTTAAcatcatttaagaaaatattccagCACTGAATAATATTTCTATTAAACTTTCCTAAGTGTTCTAAACAACAGTCCCTTCTCCCCTAAGTGTTAGCCACTGTACAAGAACAATTCAACACATCAGAAGCAAAGGAATCACAAACAAATGTCTTGATCAGCAAAAGATCTCAGCATCatgaaaagaaagggagacattataaggaaattaataaaagaaCACAGGGAGACCTATAAAACATTCATGCAAAAATAATCTTTGAATATGACCAATATCATAACGAAAATTGAGAAAATCGAGTGAACACAAGGACACAATTATCAAAAATAAGACAGGATGTGGCAGAATCAGCTCAAAAAATTATTACTTTCAAGGAATAAATTCTTAAGGGAGGAAATGGAACATAGAGATTAAAATAAACTTCAGAACATTAAAGAATACTAAAGCAGGAAGCATTTATATGACAATATGAAGTTGAAAACATGGATTTTAATAGATATAAACATTATTATAATAAATTTGTTTCTAAAGACCAATGCATTCTGAAGATCTGTCCTGAATATTCATTAATAACTAATATCTGGTGCTTCTTCAAAAATAGTACTAACAGAGGGAAGAGAATAACGACAAATAAGATGATTCATGGAATTAAAATTGATGAAGTCAAGTGCAAAGTATATATTCATTATCACATAACTTAAGTTACTTTATATTCAAAATAAGAGCATATCATTGTTGGTGTGTCACAATAAATTTCAAGGAAGAAAACACTTAATATCAAGAACCTAAAGAgctgaaaagagagaagaaatctaACCAAACCACCTCGtttataagtaaaaagaaaaaattaaggcTCAGCTAGGTTAAGAGACTTGCTCACGGTCACAGAACTCATCAGTTCCAGACTCGGGATGAGAATTAAAATCTCTAAATTTGAAGTCCACAGATGCGTTCCTTCGCGAGGCAGCAAGAACCGAGTGCACGTAAGCACTCCATCCCGAACATCCTCAGTCAGATTCGAGCGTCACAAAAGTGAGCCGCCACACGGCAGGGCACAGGCAGAGTGTGTTCATATCAAAAAAGGGGCGCCAGTCACCGTGATCAGATCTGTTTCTTTCTGAGAGGCATGGCTTCCTGTGGGATTGGAGAATCCAAACTGGGTTTCTTCCTCGTGCCCAAAGAAGTCAGACTCGGGATGCATGCTCCAATCGGCTTTGGCAGGGGTCAGTAGTTCCGAGACACTGTTTTCACAGAGGGTGCTGGAGGGGGTCAGAGCTTCCGTGTCCACGGTTAACTTATTGCTGGGCGTCAAAACCTGGGGCTCCAGGCTTGAGTTTTTCAGAGCCAAGGAGCCAAAGAGCCCCACGTTTCCGCCGGAGACATCGTCCACGTCTAAGGGGCTCTGCTGATAACCAGCCACCGAGGTTCTGAAGAAGAGAGAGGTATCCAGACTCTGGGGAAGGTCACTGGGGGCCCTGAGGGCCCGGGGGTCCACCGCTTGCCCTAAGGAGTGGTTATTACTATCGGCAGGGAGACCTCCCGCGAGAGTCGAGTTCACAGAGGCCACGTCAATAGTCAAGATCCCAGAATTGACCAAGGCCGTGTCCAGCACCGCAGCAGAACCGTGGCCAGGCACGTCGGAGAAGAGAGACACCAGCTCTGCACCGCCGAGATCGTTCGGCCCCTGGCTGGTGAGCTCGCTGCTGGGTGTCAGGGAGTTGGCGGCTTCCAGCTGGGCCAGGAGGTCCTGGCTGAGGTTGTGCCTCTTGGCCATGTGGGTCTTCATGCTGTGCTTGGACGTGAAGAGCTTGTTACAGGTGGAGACCGGGCAACGGTTTTTCCAAGCGCCCACGTCCTGCAAGTGCTTCTTGGAGTGGATGTAGAGGCTGCTCCGGGCAGAGAACCTGGCACAGCAGCCTTCCACGGGGCACACGAAAGGCTTCGTGCCCAGGTGGGTGATGCTGTGGCCTTTCAGGTGTTCGGCCCTGGTGAAGGACTTGCCACAGCCCTCCACGGGACAGGTGAACCTGCGGTCGTCCTCGTGCTTCCTCTTGTGTCTTAAGAGCTTGGACATGCTGGTGAAGTTCCAGCCACAGCCGTCAAAGTCACAAAGGAAAGGTCTCTCCCCCGTGTGGCTGCGCAGGTGAATCTTGAGCCTGCAAGCCTTGTCATACTGCTTGCTGCAGCCAGGGAAGGAGCAGGCAAAGAGTTCCTGTTCCCTGAAATGGGCGCGGTTATGAGAAAAGAGGGCACTCACAGTAATGAACGTCTTCTTGCAGCCAGAGAACGCACACTGGTAAGGCCTCTCGGGCTCGAAGTGGCTGCGCTGGTGGGTGCTGAGCTTGGCCTGCGTGGGGAAGCTCTCCTCGCACACCTCGCATTTGAAGGAGTTCTCCTGCTCGTGCCCCTTCATGTGCGCTTTGAGGTTGTACACGGTGGTGAAGCTCTTGCCACAGCCCTCCACCGGGCAGCCAAATGGCCGCAGCTTGTCGTGCGACTGCAGGTGTCTCTTGAGCTTGTAAGACGTGGTGAAGGTCCAGCCGCAGCCGCTCAGGGGGCACTTGAAGGGCCGCTggccctggctgctgctgtgtGTCAGCAGGTGCACCTTCAGCTGGTGCTTCTTGGCGAAGGTCTGTCCGCACTGCGCCTCCGGGCACAGGTACAGCACCACGCCCGGGCCCGGGACCAGAGGCCCGCGGGGGCTCTGGGCGGCGGCCGGGGCCTCGGCCTCCTCCTCCGGAGGCGCCGGGGCGGGCGCCGGTTCCGCCGGCTCCGCCAGCAGGAGGTCCGGTGGCAGCTCGGGGCAGTCGCCCAGCTGCGCCGCGGCGGCGGGCGGAAAGCCGGCCTGCGGGGCGATCAGTCCCccgggcggcggcggctgcggctgCGGGAAAGGCGCGACCCCCGGCTCCCAGGCCGGCAgcgggggcgtggtcagggtgagGACGCCGTTCTCGAAGCGCAGCAGCAAGTCCTGGTTGTGGATAGTGATGGTGCCCGCGAAGGCCGCCGCCGGGCCCGGGCCCGGGCCCGCCGCGGGGAGCGGGGACGGAGCCGGGACGGCCGGCAGGCAGCGGGGGCCCGGCTCGGACCGCCCCGCGGGGTTCGCGCCGCTC
Proteins encoded in this window:
- the LOC118575224 gene encoding zinc finger X-linked protein ZXDB, whose protein sequence is MEIPRLLPARGTPQGGGGGCCPAGGGGVHRAPDSLACQAPTRRLLLLRGAQDGGPGPRSAEAQRASRGLGPSPSTNRLAPRPDHPSRDGGGGGGGGGGGGVGGGGGGGGEGGGGGGGGGGGGGSGSGSDDFFLLLLDPVGGDVETVGSEQAGGPAWREEAEAGPGPERRRESGANPAGRSEPGPRCLPAVPAPSPLPAAGPGPGPAAAFAGTITIHNQDLLLRFENGVLTLTTPPLPAWEPGVAPFPQPQPPPPGGLIAPQAGFPPAAAAQLGDCPELPPDLLLAEPAEPAPAPAPPEEEAEAPAAAQSPRGPLVPGPGVVLYLCPEAQCGQTFAKKHQLKVHLLTHSSSQGQRPFKCPLSGCGWTFTTSYKLKRHLQSHDKLRPFGCPVEGCGKSFTTVYNLKAHMKGHEQENSFKCEVCEESFPTQAKLSTHQRSHFEPERPYQCAFSGCKKTFITVSALFSHNRAHFREQELFACSFPGCSKQYDKACRLKIHLRSHTGERPFLCDFDGCGWNFTSMSKLLRHKRKHEDDRRFTCPVEGCGKSFTRAEHLKGHSITHLGTKPFVCPVEGCCARFSARSSLYIHSKKHLQDVGAWKNRCPVSTCNKLFTSKHSMKTHMAKRHNLSQDLLAQLEAANSLTPSSELTSQGPNDLGGAELVSLFSDVPGHGSAAVLDTALVNSGILTIDVASVNSTLAGGLPADSNNHSLGQAVDPRALRAPSDLPQSLDTSLFFRTSVAGYQQSPLDVDDVSGGNVGLFGSLALKNSSLEPQVLTPSNKLTVDTEALTPSSTLCENSVSELLTPAKADWSMHPESDFFGHEEETQFGFSNPTGSHASQKETDLITVTGAPFLI